One Aphidius gifuensis isolate YNYX2018 linkage group LG3, ASM1490517v1, whole genome shotgun sequence DNA window includes the following coding sequences:
- the LOC122853347 gene encoding rho guanine nucleotide exchange factor 11 isoform X16 — MNGTTVVRRSVGATATTGGGSGGAGAGGSVQELPPVATLVVYKDDAGYGMKVSGDNPVYVQSVKDGGAAARAGLHAGDTIIKVNGVNVTSSTHTEVVQLIKSSTQVVLTVQQKTGIQLGTQNQSQRPTSLTTAGSMVSSTSPQSSTSLHRAATAPAGSAPTTTARITGPQPVDLEKKRQLETQRVHTFQLMLEKEQSYVDKLRSELAKAGTSSGNASNITTLQSELHGAERRVRTLQDQLTAITTNDQTSPGSNLDSPSSSPSSSLNKHQRAKSSPEQLGNSPIVLSPSEASRRLILSESMNDLSTLSSSPPPPLPPPLQPSPLSSTLPPPPSSSLSSSSSLSSSQNQGGRQSSIDVDDPIHITPPGTPPPPYPQQNSGLDTTTSSSSSSSTIVNDNFMDNLVNYYLTPTRPTLNDSGTGLSLIQQPIMSMEDDDMSDQEVGQLEDHGPFKSLSRLWEHHAHLSVFINYVLSNSDPSSLLFYLITDLYKEGNAKEMRKWAYEIHSSFLVPCAPLRLNNVDESVACEIDDVLTKESDKEEILRKIFWKARARAKEELNEQLADFQQKRTAGLGMLFGPSDIQLDESETDKTKEYKIIETYLLPKMEPYIEDIEKDPVDTRQLTTAAGLATILTKIFQVRSVTLDHVPTFVAKDKSNIKTRLLANKNRKMIIKGHHFSIHQYYTVTSCNQCDNIIGGIGPQGYQCCDCSLSFHRQCVRTVDDVCPGPNLSAKKDRANDRLSKFMERIRPERKPPSSHHHHAIATNHIISAERMDSAVPDGENGEFRGGGASGNTRSERGRASVHDHIDSIDDPSSREDISEMVHQNISTKPKGANINRSESYKERIHHRKQMREKRKTSDPNLSKTKTGYSDCEVPGGFPGNSAGSSSNSSLSTRSLDSPSTSLEQVHPTNSANNNNSTSGDSDIDVEADTPDWSHGVADDVLSGLTNSEKKRQEVINELFHTEKSHVRALKVLSLVFHKPLLNSNVLPLDQIELLFSNLDEMISIHSHFNQSMKRKKNENPCVGDIGELLLDMFDGDNGETFERAASKYCAKQQVALDALRDRRRKDTKLNAFLNEMESNPMCRRLQLKDHIPTGMLRLTKYPLLLENLAKYTPEKNEKERASVLRAWERSKEIVSLVNQAVRETEDCQRLEEIIRMIDDRSAFDKFDSSTVQEIKNLDITKRRLIFEGSLQLRMLNKPKPVDLHVVLMDDTILLLQKQEEKYLLKFMNTNQSNSVLSPIVKISTVLVRNNAVDKNSLYLVNTSQKGAQIYDLVASTQAERKLWNKHISEAAEAYKAKNREGRRSSPPTVINDDTNSSSQDNQSDNINDKNKIDEEIEQKQTSEQLNSTISQTNNDDNNIDEPSTTPTTTTTTTTVESNTTPSVSSTIETVTNLSSTSNQQPSSTPDNINTQNSTPPATITTDGLQFVTCTQTSLIDPIEVHADERPVHTAEPVLTPIECLRRKDDVIKNALIEKQLLVADILNIPKEDFEHVADMASEATGIDKEPAELILAAISQTNQLMSIINSALNVTETEAVLAARGTNAASLTTSCDSPGCPIPRINQQQQQQPSIPIVELQPICHSLTSQLSQLLEIIKQREEEREKLRKELRKSRERLHAFDIEAQKRDTSIKSSTIIPDNGENLHADCNEDLNKDEFVDACTDPEMIKSQPNNTKVTSSNQVMGDSVG; from the exons ATGAATGGAACGACAGTGGTGCGCCGGTCTGTCGGTGCTACTGCTACAACTGGTGGTGGAAGTGGTGGTGCTGGAGCTGGAGGTAGTGTACAAGAATTACCACCCGTTGCAACTCTTGTTGTATACAAAGATGATGCTGGTTATGGTATGAAAGTATCTGGTGATAATCCTGTTTATGTACAATCAGTTAAAGatg GTGGTGCTGCTGCAAGAGCTGGTCTTCATGCTGGTGATACAATAATCAAG GTTAATGGAGTCAACGTTACGTCTTCAACACACACTGAAGTTGTACAACTTATaaaat CTTCAACACAAGTTGTTCTTACGGTTCAACAAAAAACAGGTATTCAACTTGGTACACAAAATCAATCACAACGACCAACAAGTTTAACAACAGCTGGTTCAATGGtatcatcaacatcaccacaatcatcaacatcattacATCGTGCAGCAACAGCACCAGCTGGTAGtgcaccaacaacaacagcacGTATTACTGGACCACAACCGGTTGAC cttgaaaaaaaacgacaattgGAAACTCAGCGTGTTCACACGTTTCAACTGATGTTGGAAAAAGAACAGAGTTATGTTGACAAGCTGAGAAGTGAACTTGCCAAAGCTGGCACAAGTTCGGGGAATGCATCAAATATAACAACACTCCAGTCGGAATTACATGGTGCTGAAAGACGAGTTAGAACATTGCAAGATCAACTTACAGCAATTACCACCAACGACCAG ACATCACCTGGATCAAATTTGGATtctccatcatcatcaccatcatcatcactgaATAAACATCAACGTGCAAAATCATCACCTGAACAATTAGGTAATTCACCAATTGTTTTATCACCATCAGAAGCAAGCAGACGTTTAATTTTATCTGAATCAAtgaatgatttatcaacattatcatcatcaccaccaccaccactaccaccaccactacaACCATCAcctttatcatcaacattaccaccaccaccatcatcatctttatcatcttcatcatcattatcatcatcacaaaaTCAAGGTGGTAGACAAAGTAGTATAGATGTTGATGATCCAATACACATCACACCACCAGgtacaccaccaccaccttaTCCCCAACAAAATTCTGGTCTTgatacaacaacatcatcatcatcgtcatcatcaacaatagtaaatgataattttatggataatttagtaaattattatctaacaCCAACAAGACCAACGTTGAATGATAGTGGAACTGGTTTATCATTAATTCAACAACCAATAATGTCAATGGAAGATGATGATATGAGTGATCAAGAAGTTGGACAACTAGAAGATCATGGACcatttaaatcattatcacGTTTATGGGAACATCATGCACATTTatctgtttttataaattatgtattatcAAATAGTGATCcatcaagtttattattttatttaataactgaTTTATATAAAGAAGGTAATGCTAAAGAAATGCGTAAATGGGCATATGAAATacattcaagttttttagTACCATGTGCACCATTACGTcttaataatgttgatgaaaGTGTAGCATGTGAAATTGATGATGTATTAACTAAAGAATCCGATAAAGAAGAAATATTAcgtaaaattttttggaaagCACGTGCACGTGCTAAAGAAGAATTAAATGAACAACTTGCtgattttcaacaaaaacgTACTGCTGGTTTAGGTATGTTATTTGGTCCAAGTGATATACAACTTGATGAAAGTGAAACagataaaacaaaagaatataaaattattgaaacatatttattaCCAAAAATGGAACCATATATTGaagatattgaaaaagatCCAGTTGATACACGTCAATTAACAACTGCTGCTGGTCTTGCaacaatattaacaaaaatatttcaagtacgTTCTGTAACCTTGGATCATGTGCCAACATTTGTTGCTAAggataaatcaaatattaaaacacgTTTATTAGCTAATAAAAATCGTAAAATGATTATCAAAGGACATCATTTTAGTATACATCAATATTATACTGTAACTAGTTGTAATCAatgtgataatattattggaggTATTGGTCCACAAGGCTATCAGTGTtgtg ATTGCTCGTTGAGTTTTCATCGTCAATGCGTCAGAACtgttgatgatgtttgtcctggTCCAAATTTGAGTGCGAAAAAGGATCGTGCTAATGATAGACTTAGCAAATTTATGGAACGTATTAGACCAGAAAGAAAACCACCATcatctcatcatcatcatgccATTGCAACCAATCACATTATTTCgg ctGAACGTATGGATTCTGCTGTTCCAGATGGCGAAAATG gAGAATTTCGTGGAGGCGGTGCAAGCGGAAACACTCGTAGTGAAAGAGGACGTGCTTCCGTTCATGATCATATTGATAGCATAGACGATCCTTCATCTCGAGAAGATATATCCGAAAT ggtacatcaaaatatatcaacaaaaccAAAAGGAGCAAATATCAACAGATCTGAAAGTTACAAAGAGAGAATACATCATAGG AAACAGAtgagagaaaaaagaaaaacaagtgatccaaatttatcaaaaacaaa GACTGGTTACAGTGATTGTGAGGTACCTGGTGGATTTCCTGGTAATTCTGCTGGTAGTTCATCAAACAGTAGTTTATCAACAAGAAGTTTAGACAGTCCAAGTACAAGTTTGGAACAGGTACATCCAACAAATTcagctaataataataattcaacatctGGAGATAGTGATATTGATGTTGAAGCTGATACACCTGATTGGAGTCATGGTGTTGCTGATGATGTACTATCAGGTTTAacaaattcagaaaaaaaacgacaagAAGTTATaaatg AATTATTTCATACTGAAAAATCACATGTACGTGCATTAAAAGTACTGTCACTTGTATTTCATAAACCATTGCTTAATTCAAATGTACTACCACTCGATCAAATTGAattgttattttcaaatttagaCGAAATGATATCAATTCATTCACATTTTAATCAATCAAtgaaacgtaaaaaaaatgaaaatccatGTGTTGGTGATAttggtgaattattattagataTGTTTGATGGTGATAATGGTGAAACATTTGAACGTGCTGCATCAAAATATTGTGCAAAACAACAAGTTGCACTTGATGCATTACGTGATCGTAGACGTAaagatacaaaattaaatgcatttttaaatgaaatggaATCAAATCCAATGTGTCGTAGATTACAATTAAAAGATCATATACCAACTGGTATGCTTAGATTAACAAAATATCCattattacttgaaaatttagcaaaatatacaccagaaaaaaatgaaaaagaacgTGCATCTGTATTACGTGCATGGGAAAGAAGTAAAGAAATTGTTAGTTTAGTTAATCAAGCTGTTAGAGAAACAGAAGATTGTCAACGTTTAGAAGAAATAATAAGAATGATTGATGATAGATCagcatttgataaatttgattcatcaacagtacaagaaattaaaaatcttgatATTACTAAAAGAAGATTAATATTTGAGGGTTCATTACAATTAAGAATGTTAAATAAACCAAAACCAGTTGATTTACATGTTGTTTTAATGGATGATACAATATTATTGCTACaaaaacaagaagaaaaatatttacttaaatttatgaatacaaATCAATCAAATTCTGTATTAAGtccaattgttaaaatatcaacTGTACTTGTACGTAATAAtgctgttgataaaaattcattatatcTTGTTAATACATCACAAAAAGGTGCACAAATATATGACTTAGTTGCATCAACACAAGCTGAAAGAAAATTATGGAATAAACATATTTCAGAAGCTGCTGAAGCATATAAAGCTAAAAATCGTGAAGGTAGACGTTCATCACCACCAACTGTTATCAATGACGATACAAATTCATCAAGTCAAGATAATCAAtctgataatattaatgataaaaataaaattgatgaagaaattgaacaaaaacaaACAAGTGAACAATTAAATTCTACAATTAgtcaaacaaataatgatgataacaaTATTGATGAACCATCAACAACacctacaacaacaacaacaacaacaacagtagAATCAAATACAACACCATCAGTATCATCAACCATTGAAACAGtaacaaatttatcatctaCATCTAATCAACAGCCATCATCAACAcctgataatattaatacacaAAATTCAACACCACCAGCAACAATAACAACTGATGGATTACAATTTGTAACATGTACACAAACTTCATTAATTGATCCAATTGAAGTACATGCTGATGAACGTCCAGTACATACTGCTGAGCCAGTATTAACACCAATTGAATGTTTAAGAAGAAAAGatgatgttattaaaaatgcattaattgaaaaacaattacttGTTGCTGATATACTTAATATACCAAAAGAAGATTTTGAACATGTTGCTGATATGGCATCAGAAGCAACTGGTATTGATAAAGAACCAGCTGAATTAATACTTGCTGCAATTAGTCAAACAAATCAACTTATGAGTATTATTAATTCAGCATTAAATGTCACTGAGACTGAAGCTGTACTTGCTGCAAGGGGTACAAATGCTGCTAGTTTAACAACAAGTTGTGATTCACCTGGTTGTCCTATTCCAAGaattaatcaacaacaacaacaacaaccgtCAATTCCTATTGTTGAATTACAACCAATTTGTCATTCCTTGACGTCACAATTGTCACAACTATTG gaaataataaaacaaagagAAGAAGAACGTGAAAAATTACGTAAAGAATTACGAAAAAGTCGTGAACGTCTTCATGCATTTGATATTGAAGCACAAAAACGTGAtacatcaattaaatcatcaacaatcaTCCCAGATAATGGTGAAAATTTACATGCTGATTGTAACGAAGATTTAAACAAAGAT gaaTTTGTCGACGCATGCACTGATCCAGAGATGATTAAAAGTCAACCAAACAACACTAAAGTAACATCCAGTAATCAAGTGATGGGTGATTCAGTTGGTTGA
- the LOC122853347 gene encoding rho guanine nucleotide exchange factor 11 isoform X3, with translation MNGTTVVRRSVGATATTGGGSGGAGAGGSVQELPPVATLVVYKDDAGYGMKVSGDNPVYVQSVKDGGAAARAGLHAGDTIIKVNGVNVTSSTHTEVVQLIKSSTQVVLTVQQKTGIQLGTQNQSQRPTSLTTAGSMVSSTSPQSSTSLHRAATAPAGSAPTTTARITGPQPVDVSHQRDSMDIIIIAKKYISLACDINLSKYNTHIYPLLKQRLPFFSTFAPKPSKRKLEKKRQLETQRVHTFQLMLEKEQSYVDKLRSELAKAGTSSGNASNITTLQSELHGAERRVRTLQDQLTAITTNDQLCSLVTNVPVSPGNYSSSVGGGVGVIGDIPPPLPSRKTTQSMMNNSPPPLPPRPPQSVSNTHNIAQLEPERNLMFHLTPPSHGIPNSTSPGSNLDSPSSSPSSSLNKHQRAKSSPEQLGNSPIVLSPSEASRRLILSESMNDLSTLSSSPPPPLPPPLQPSPLSSTLPPPPSSSLSSSSSLSSSQNQGGRQSSIDVDDPIHITPPGTPPPPYPQQNSGLDTTTSSSSSSSTIVNDNFMDNLVNYYLTPTRPTLNDSGTGLSLIQQPIMSMEDDDMSDQEVGQLEDHGPFKSLSRLWEHHAHLSVFINYVLSNSDPSSLLFYLITDLYKEGNAKEMRKWAYEIHSSFLVPCAPLRLNNVDESVACEIDDVLTKESDKEEILRKIFWKARARAKEELNEQLADFQQKRTAGLGMLFGPSDIQLDESETDKTKEYKIIETYLLPKMEPYIEDIEKDPVDTRQLTTAAGLATILTKIFQVRSVTLDHVPTFVAKDKSNIKTRLLANKNRKMIIKGHHFSIHQYYTVTSCNQCDNIIGGIGPQGYQCCDCSLSFHRQCVRTVDDVCPGPNLSAKKDRANDRLSKFMERIRPERKPPSSHHHHAIATNHIISAERMDSAVPDGENGEFRGGGASGNTRSERGRASVHDHIDSIDDPSSREDISEMVHQNISTKPKGANINRSESYKERIHHRVKKMREKRKTSDPNLSKTNRTGYSDCEVPGGFPGNSAGSSSNSSLSTRSLDSPSTSLEQVHPTNSANNNNSTSGDSDIDVEADTPDWSHGVADDVLSGLTNSEKKRQEVINELFHTEKSHVRALKVLSLVFHKPLLNSNVLPLDQIELLFSNLDEMISIHSHFNQSMKRKKNENPCVGDIGELLLDMFDGDNGETFERAASKYCAKQQVALDALRDRRRKDTKLNAFLNEMESNPMCRRLQLKDHIPTGMLRLTKYPLLLENLAKYTPEKNEKERASVLRAWERSKEIVSLVNQAVRETEDCQRLEEIIRMIDDRSAFDKFDSSTVQEIKNLDITKRRLIFEGSLQLRMLNKPKPVDLHVVLMDDTILLLQKQEEKYLLKFMNTNQSNSVLSPIVKISTVLVRNNAVDKNSLYLVNTSQKGAQIYDLVASTQAERKLWNKHISEAAEAYKAKNREGRRSSPPTVINDDTNSSSQDNQSDNINDKNKIDEEIEQKQTSEQLNSTISQTNNDDNNIDEPSTTPTTTTTTTTVESNTTPSVSSTIETVTNLSSTSNQQPSSTPDNINTQNSTPPATITTDGLQFVTCTQTSLIDPIEVHADERPVHTAEPVLTPIECLRRKDDVIKNALIEKQLLVADILNIPKEDFEHVADMASEATGIDKEPAELILAAISQTNQLMSIINSALNVTETEAVLAARGTNAASLTTSCDSPGCPIPRINQQQQQQPSIPIVELQPICHSLTSQLSQLLEIIKQREEEREKLRKELRKSRERLHAFDIEAQKRDTSIKSSTIIPDNGENLHADCNEDLNKDEFVDACTDPEMIKSQPNNTKVTSSNQVMGDSVG, from the exons ATGAATGGAACGACAGTGGTGCGCCGGTCTGTCGGTGCTACTGCTACAACTGGTGGTGGAAGTGGTGGTGCTGGAGCTGGAGGTAGTGTACAAGAATTACCACCCGTTGCAACTCTTGTTGTATACAAAGATGATGCTGGTTATGGTATGAAAGTATCTGGTGATAATCCTGTTTATGTACAATCAGTTAAAGatg GTGGTGCTGCTGCAAGAGCTGGTCTTCATGCTGGTGATACAATAATCAAG GTTAATGGAGTCAACGTTACGTCTTCAACACACACTGAAGTTGTACAACTTATaaaat CTTCAACACAAGTTGTTCTTACGGTTCAACAAAAAACAGGTATTCAACTTGGTACACAAAATCAATCACAACGACCAACAAGTTTAACAACAGCTGGTTCAATGGtatcatcaacatcaccacaatcatcaacatcattacATCGTGCAGCAACAGCACCAGCTGGTAGtgcaccaacaacaacagcacGTATTACTGGACCACAACCGGTTGACGTAAGTCACCAACGTGATAGCatggatattattattattgctaaaaaatacatatcacTTGCTTGTGacataaatttatctaaatacAATACACACATTTATCCGCTTTTAAAACAGAGGCTACcgtttttttctacttttgcACCGAAACCATCAAAACGAAAA cttgaaaaaaaacgacaattgGAAACTCAGCGTGTTCACACGTTTCAACTGATGTTGGAAAAAGAACAGAGTTATGTTGACAAGCTGAGAAGTGAACTTGCCAAAGCTGGCACAAGTTCGGGGAATGCATCAAATATAACAACACTCCAGTCGGAATTACATGGTGCTGAAAGACGAGTTAGAACATTGCAAGATCAACTTACAGCAATTACCACCAACGACCAG CTTTGCTCGTTGGTAACAAATGTCCCGGTATCCCCTGGTAATTATTCAAGTTCTGTaggtggtggtgttggtgttaTTGGTGATATACCACCACCCTTACCCTCACGTAAAACCACCCAGTCCATGATGAATAATTCCCCACCTCCGTTACCTCCACGACCTCCACAATCCGTATCAAACACGCACAACATTGCACAATTGGAGCCGGAGAGAAATCTGATGTTTCATTTAACGCCCCCAAGTCATGGTATACCTAACTCT ACATCACCTGGATCAAATTTGGATtctccatcatcatcaccatcatcatcactgaATAAACATCAACGTGCAAAATCATCACCTGAACAATTAGGTAATTCACCAATTGTTTTATCACCATCAGAAGCAAGCAGACGTTTAATTTTATCTGAATCAAtgaatgatttatcaacattatcatcatcaccaccaccaccactaccaccaccactacaACCATCAcctttatcatcaacattaccaccaccaccatcatcatctttatcatcttcatcatcattatcatcatcacaaaaTCAAGGTGGTAGACAAAGTAGTATAGATGTTGATGATCCAATACACATCACACCACCAGgtacaccaccaccaccttaTCCCCAACAAAATTCTGGTCTTgatacaacaacatcatcatcatcgtcatcatcaacaatagtaaatgataattttatggataatttagtaaattattatctaacaCCAACAAGACCAACGTTGAATGATAGTGGAACTGGTTTATCATTAATTCAACAACCAATAATGTCAATGGAAGATGATGATATGAGTGATCAAGAAGTTGGACAACTAGAAGATCATGGACcatttaaatcattatcacGTTTATGGGAACATCATGCACATTTatctgtttttataaattatgtattatcAAATAGTGATCcatcaagtttattattttatttaataactgaTTTATATAAAGAAGGTAATGCTAAAGAAATGCGTAAATGGGCATATGAAATacattcaagttttttagTACCATGTGCACCATTACGTcttaataatgttgatgaaaGTGTAGCATGTGAAATTGATGATGTATTAACTAAAGAATCCGATAAAGAAGAAATATTAcgtaaaattttttggaaagCACGTGCACGTGCTAAAGAAGAATTAAATGAACAACTTGCtgattttcaacaaaaacgTACTGCTGGTTTAGGTATGTTATTTGGTCCAAGTGATATACAACTTGATGAAAGTGAAACagataaaacaaaagaatataaaattattgaaacatatttattaCCAAAAATGGAACCATATATTGaagatattgaaaaagatCCAGTTGATACACGTCAATTAACAACTGCTGCTGGTCTTGCaacaatattaacaaaaatatttcaagtacgTTCTGTAACCTTGGATCATGTGCCAACATTTGTTGCTAAggataaatcaaatattaaaacacgTTTATTAGCTAATAAAAATCGTAAAATGATTATCAAAGGACATCATTTTAGTATACATCAATATTATACTGTAACTAGTTGTAATCAatgtgataatattattggaggTATTGGTCCACAAGGCTATCAGTGTtgtg ATTGCTCGTTGAGTTTTCATCGTCAATGCGTCAGAACtgttgatgatgtttgtcctggTCCAAATTTGAGTGCGAAAAAGGATCGTGCTAATGATAGACTTAGCAAATTTATGGAACGTATTAGACCAGAAAGAAAACCACCATcatctcatcatcatcatgccATTGCAACCAATCACATTATTTCgg ctGAACGTATGGATTCTGCTGTTCCAGATGGCGAAAATG gAGAATTTCGTGGAGGCGGTGCAAGCGGAAACACTCGTAGTGAAAGAGGACGTGCTTCCGTTCATGATCATATTGATAGCATAGACGATCCTTCATCTCGAGAAGATATATCCGAAAT ggtacatcaaaatatatcaacaaaaccAAAAGGAGCAAATATCAACAGATCTGAAAGTTACAAAGAGAGAATACATCATAGGGTAAAAAAA Atgagagaaaaaagaaaaacaagtgatccaaatttatcaaaaacaaa TAGGACTGGTTACAGTGATTGTGAGGTACCTGGTGGATTTCCTGGTAATTCTGCTGGTAGTTCATCAAACAGTAGTTTATCAACAAGAAGTTTAGACAGTCCAAGTACAAGTTTGGAACAGGTACATCCAACAAATTcagctaataataataattcaacatctGGAGATAGTGATATTGATGTTGAAGCTGATACACCTGATTGGAGTCATGGTGTTGCTGATGATGTACTATCAGGTTTAacaaattcagaaaaaaaacgacaagAAGTTATaaatg AATTATTTCATACTGAAAAATCACATGTACGTGCATTAAAAGTACTGTCACTTGTATTTCATAAACCATTGCTTAATTCAAATGTACTACCACTCGATCAAATTGAattgttattttcaaatttagaCGAAATGATATCAATTCATTCACATTTTAATCAATCAAtgaaacgtaaaaaaaatgaaaatccatGTGTTGGTGATAttggtgaattattattagataTGTTTGATGGTGATAATGGTGAAACATTTGAACGTGCTGCATCAAAATATTGTGCAAAACAACAAGTTGCACTTGATGCATTACGTGATCGTAGACGTAaagatacaaaattaaatgcatttttaaatgaaatggaATCAAATCCAATGTGTCGTAGATTACAATTAAAAGATCATATACCAACTGGTATGCTTAGATTAACAAAATATCCattattacttgaaaatttagcaaaatatacaccagaaaaaaatgaaaaagaacgTGCATCTGTATTACGTGCATGGGAAAGAAGTAAAGAAATTGTTAGTTTAGTTAATCAAGCTGTTAGAGAAACAGAAGATTGTCAACGTTTAGAAGAAATAATAAGAATGATTGATGATAGATCagcatttgataaatttgattcatcaacagtacaagaaattaaaaatcttgatATTACTAAAAGAAGATTAATATTTGAGGGTTCATTACAATTAAGAATGTTAAATAAACCAAAACCAGTTGATTTACATGTTGTTTTAATGGATGATACAATATTATTGCTACaaaaacaagaagaaaaatatttacttaaatttatgaatacaaATCAATCAAATTCTGTATTAAGtccaattgttaaaatatcaacTGTACTTGTACGTAATAAtgctgttgataaaaattcattatatcTTGTTAATACATCACAAAAAGGTGCACAAATATATGACTTAGTTGCATCAACACAAGCTGAAAGAAAATTATGGAATAAACATATTTCAGAAGCTGCTGAAGCATATAAAGCTAAAAATCGTGAAGGTAGACGTTCATCACCACCAACTGTTATCAATGACGATACAAATTCATCAAGTCAAGATAATCAAtctgataatattaatgataaaaataaaattgatgaagaaattgaacaaaaacaaACAAGTGAACAATTAAATTCTACAATTAgtcaaacaaataatgatgataacaaTATTGATGAACCATCAACAACacctacaacaacaacaacaacaacaacagtagAATCAAATACAACACCATCAGTATCATCAACCATTGAAACAGtaacaaatttatcatctaCATCTAATCAACAGCCATCATCAACAcctgataatattaatacacaAAATTCAACACCACCAGCAACAATAACAACTGATGGATTACAATTTGTAACATGTACACAAACTTCATTAATTGATCCAATTGAAGTACATGCTGATGAACGTCCAGTACATACTGCTGAGCCAGTATTAACACCAATTGAATGTTTAAGAAGAAAAGatgatgttattaaaaatgcattaattgaaaaacaattacttGTTGCTGATATACTTAATATACCAAAAGAAGATTTTGAACATGTTGCTGATATGGCATCAGAAGCAACTGGTATTGATAAAGAACCAGCTGAATTAATACTTGCTGCAATTAGTCAAACAAATCAACTTATGAGTATTATTAATTCAGCATTAAATGTCACTGAGACTGAAGCTGTACTTGCTGCAAGGGGTACAAATGCTGCTAGTTTAACAACAAGTTGTGATTCACCTGGTTGTCCTATTCCAAGaattaatcaacaacaacaacaacaaccgtCAATTCCTATTGTTGAATTACAACCAATTTGTCATTCCTTGACGTCACAATTGTCACAACTATTG gaaataataaaacaaagagAAGAAGAACGTGAAAAATTACGTAAAGAATTACGAAAAAGTCGTGAACGTCTTCATGCATTTGATATTGAAGCACAAAAACGTGAtacatcaattaaatcatcaacaatcaTCCCAGATAATGGTGAAAATTTACATGCTGATTGTAACGAAGATTTAAACAAAGAT gaaTTTGTCGACGCATGCACTGATCCAGAGATGATTAAAAGTCAACCAAACAACACTAAAGTAACATCCAGTAATCAAGTGATGGGTGATTCAGTTGGTTGA